The Bombus pascuorum chromosome 11, iyBomPasc1.1, whole genome shotgun sequence genome has a window encoding:
- the LOC132911675 gene encoding protein unc-80 homolog gives MHKRRSVDGNVQEQALPIPVQMFLWRQLRPFIRAKLGKLHEASCTFCQHAPGHHETKEACTSLEKVLVQNLHNDLTPSLSLILGTVPRWRLIQTALPYILHATANLLHNRKDFQTLGAMETTLLYILHWILLDAAEECAETDADPGNPFYYLFSIPTMSLFVYLFAPLCNHLKDIDFKANLRLENGLKIWSAMYECRHPDTPCFTTHCRIKPQALWSRSFKYYKQHQMSDDVFVGGNVESPPSQSVSAFSDQSADKSSTKQSNDDNIWVSSPKDTVFPETIPEESSGAEDEHVVIFRLPSLSESEKALDGGEASIFHVAMGRATGFSKLTIEQVTTISALDTCRQYQERSTVTGDTEKEKDDQPHKTEKEAQDTSKMKGSVQQRGPTDSSGVGLTSSCAAIDGDVRAATFLDVAVLRCLFVPQWQEEGVYWALQFLYYRLRMMNEETSVQQMPRRRSNSLPIPKIEVSIYQSPESKKKDVSKDFMEVPEVRDVTLLTGHDGDTSHTRRASEKSKKRMKMADLKAFVETKLLSKSEKALEKIGQDDSKMLFDQDSHRSLDTGDDNLTRPTSTASKIFEAKDIDRMKHPTNLIKGKSMPSLSCLINELTAGGYVGDTRIERKQSRFYSQSYTAPNPIITVTEHTPTPSPDYMKRQGSIDSQLDAISMHGSRLDFERKPSLTRSQTDSNITYASDEIPEAPGSCCYITKEGDIDLQVVLKAVHSVALRDSNCCTLRVCENILNLVELLIDMGVMKQCLRDEITGSIAESATAAERTEGGKKKDSPENEQEYRQDLSEESKFSSHNLLMNCVIRVLRHLGCPHGCSDRIRGPQTDFCRSQGQTILSKLHRASSKQFSRFLRTMMREQPISEILEFFHAFVGFCVDPSSLLSPLNQKRGCSKSPEIGSQGGYATNFGANFMGTTGAGGGTGNSSATAAGGTVATTTTGTAAGSYGLNNHGARGIEGHIFNYVFKALVTRFIKSLKELKSQENISLYCDLRQFMSYVKEVHGGAFRRVALSGILDSADRPNKRCNSNVQTTRVIRHIHQSDLEEHADIGGDTCYTVDDRGTRKFLFKKRSTSSTCAFTFMQSLLETELSEENAKISQSPLGNLRKKHHILTPRQSERNLGIESLSSGKIRKSTRFQIGGIVNWFRREYGRTDSTDSHESSESPTDGNFVRQSSFHYGHHRSGSRSGRGVGLTLQKAKRRMEDQLNKIGFGKSKKKESLEEVPGSYFSRRNSMEFGEASRESEFVVLKERRLVPRNAVYDGMLRFSFLLETCQPGSVPDHYLMAAILDLPYAPVVARASLLLECAHFVHQCNKGQWPTWMKVNSPLFRPSVPINNRNASTVLSKIHILQRTAGKLFYQWAEALGTRLEELLLEDKQNADQMIAIVSDENKQRDLIIEDEEEDFLDEASINGYGSQCPMALRLAACILLLEVTAFLRETYQTLPKFNKLLTKERPPPWERMYSREANRRWSMALSSMGHSQTSAQSLQSIVGDREVAPERKISFVLYEPDNESEGSSKSTVTIQGEDFQGAEKDKAKRVQPPQSRPFLLRRGTAENATGSFKKRSLKLRRGTKEGKDTECEAYTVKRADSIQSKRKVSSLSDKSDTSEPGFGGEVSGEESPGIPVDDQLPESPSDSNETDETNKNFPWMKVLIQFTNSFNFYCSHQNFCHPYCHRRQMRACSRLMKSIRKIYGEEFGILNGTGMFDFDTDKKEASKKEKRSRKVSEQASTQVSPVRRKDSVGKKYKIEKNMDGSQSGRLAQRDSSKDLADQDSEKGKESSKKSADPDRENSPILKYLRTQVKDIFHAPLATLVKGAVVMTEELFVDVLPVAWELLLESNQEVAASAASLFIVGAVRAPNQASELMHHGLQHSSTSVRINAILRFQVLWKLRYQVWPRMEENAHLTFKVPPPGIEFTLPSPKIGIESLPVVDPPWMPQVKTKVEEVTINQEHHRSLVTATKTRKKQQTELIKRALQAQDDKKREERENFLITTIPITVQAAYEPSPVGDDHDEGNVGDEDGGETIQRNTSHHGQSAPSLFPSSLCSAIVQIIHLLDDAAVSDDGSAVYEVAYQVIWNCLVEDSALFLRYVLERLTREKQELMFKILRHLIRFVPKLPQQAAFALYNYIIGYVMFYVRSPHEEGQKLIGTALSILWMVVHSVHGIMFKDLKQILRKEQCDASILLTANVPSAKRIVVHGPQDPDAGGIPSQFPVQEDTQFCQILQESLDFFSIEESKQREYFLVDYKTHQIRNPSSYVRDYYFFKGRSQFSEIELVHMKPEDAFNALQRQELVHKFVEIGKVLLTWAILKNVDMVVQRVVFLHEELMKLPSFPRRALEADLDLYKGGEIGRELLGLDVMHKFMWVKLIARMFEAMAGNFAYSGDIHLFLNVLNGALILHSEDSCILRYVIATYINAAHNFKNIFSTNGYLLIMPTLLQLYSTHQTNKLVTTTVEYAVKQFYLMNRKPFILQMFGSVSTILDTDETSIHGEAHKVPSACLFNLLLSLETPSPDPLHIDELVKEEKPLKAIDFCYHDENEMVTVLDCISLCVMVIAYAPDSVRGQQMLTILEAILPCYVQQIQSPTYNKEGKTEKEIIHQLAIAVKTLVNNSEALTKYYNGPQKSSPEHKGSSQRNYGKGPYSPGFDFEDESQSIKYIEHSRVRIFYDRDNDDAENCHKNEFRGPRDMLLNMVGDFVARCSTRLVELNKKSQDGKTIELLDSKCHIRLADIAHSLLKISPYDATTMGCLGLRRYMNDILPSTDWSSDDMRPALTNILRRLDKTFSKIHKKASIRGSTDWAAASNILKGVYETLAKCPYIAHFAYLKALLTTCQSLIIGDTPSEYMSASSAAFMSKIPPQHFCSTVLRLIALYVISLGEGYLHAMFATQTRIENVLLNLLIPLFLRVGTGRKDVPKLRQSDINFALTAVLNTLWPPTTKTVPITSQNIKTTTDMRTGSLTFVARDSKTLTKTSLTLYQIAFLALKIMTICFETELKTEWPKILRTMRLLNKRNEASTYLWNFIEFVVTHRTALYIQMLPFIVHKIGQAPISEHERNMQTTIRAKISGDTKTVPKSRGTLLADLIHELKNLKEEIEDRKFDEIQPEPKKSVPDMHTATEGQSRTQRLSLIDLLTGDLGTRGHMNHQSNSSGTIKTTQPSQVSAPPNGIQTARGSSTSGGSSTLREACEGIAEQQGEQLPTDKSQPSSTSDERNHVKPHPILTHQKAPKLRFLSSVEFRHSSGETVTSQLSPTSPNEDSSGESRPDKPRLQRSMGQSKKTFRLRKSRRSHVETVQAKSEQSNNVSQPTTQPSILTPPIPTMEPSSFNIPSDSSSIRSRRSSSIRQSDCEKGGSLLSDQQQMHANLHHHLYHHHHHHHHLHLQTSDASWDEDTSSTSGYRESYSMQLVSLESSNNNTRPIQAPPLASPDLNDMPSTSSTTTHIFEGSSPDCSINGSGGEKTALLTASQRTTSQHSLLMVFPNQDEDTLI, from the exons ATGCATAAACGTCGGTCCGTCGATGGGAATGTACAGGAACAGGCTTTGCCCATTCCAGTTCAGATGTTCCTTTGGCGACAATTGAG GCCATTCATACGTGCGAAACTTGGCAAGCTTCACGAAGCATCTTGCACG TTCTGTCAACACGCGCCAGGCCATCAT GAGACCAAGGAAGCTTGTACG TCTCTGGAGAAGGTGTTAGTTCAGAATCTTCACAATGATTTAACACCCTCTTTGAGCCTGATACTGGGCACTGTGCCACGATGGCGTTTGATCCAAACCGCTCTTCCCTACATTCTCCATGCCACGGCCAATCTCTTGCACAATAG GAAGGATTTTCAAACCCTTGGAGCCATGGAAACAACTCTTCTTTACATTCTGCATTGGATACTTCTCGACGCTGCTGAAGAATGTGCCGAGACAGATGCCGACCCAGGAAAtcccttttattatttattttctataccTACCATGAGT CTGTTCGTCTATCTTTTTGCACCGCTGTGTAATCATCTGAAAGATATTGACTTTAAAGCAAATTTACGTTTGGAAAATGGTTTGAAAATATGGTCGGCTATGTACGAATGTCGTCACCCAGATACACCTTGCTTCACTACCCACTGTCGAATTAAACCACAGGCTTTATGGAGTCGTTCTTTCAAGTATTATAAGCAACATCAAATGTCAGATGATGTGTTTGTCGGAGGAA acgTGGAAAGTCCACCGAGTCAATCTGTTAGTGCGTTTTCTGATCAAAGTGCAGACAAGTCTTCAACGAAACAGTCGAACGATGAT aACATTTGGGTATCGTCGCCAAAGGACACTGTTTTTCCAGAAACAATCCCCGAGGAGAGCTCTGGTGCCGAGGATGAACACGTA GTGATCTTCAGATTACCGTCCCTCAGCGAATCGGAAAAAGCACTAGACGGG GGAGAAGCCAGTATTTTTCATGTAGCTATGGGCAGGGCAACTGGTTTCTCAAAGTTAACGATAGAACAGGTTACAACAATTTCGGCATTGGATACTTGCAGACAATACCAGGAGAGATCAACGGTCACAGG AGAtacggagaaagaaaaagatgatcAGCCtcataaaacagaaaaagaagcaCAAGACACGTCGAAAATGAAAGGTTCTGTGCAGCAACGAGGTCCTACCGATTCTAGCGGTGTAGGGTTAACAAGTAGTTGTGCTGCTATCGATGGAGACGTTCGAGCTGCTACTTTCCTCGATGTAGCTGTGCTTAGGTGCCTTTTTGTTCCTCAGTGGCAGGAAGAAGGTGTATATTGGGctctacaatttttatactataG ATTACGTATGATGAACGAAGAAACATCAGTACAACAGATGCCACGTCGCCGTAGTAATTCTTTACCCATACCTAAGATAGAAGTGTCGATTTATCAAAGTCcggaaagtaaaaagaaagatgtaTCGAAAGATTTTATGGAAGTACCAGAAGTTCGAGACGTCACCTTGTTAACTG GTCACGATGGTGATACAAGTCACACAAGACGAGCCAGCGAGAAatcaaagaaaagaatgaaaatggcTGACCTCAAAGCATTTGTCGAGACAAAATTGTTATCGAAATCTGAAAAAGCGCTTGAAAAAATCGGTCAAGACGATTCGAAAATGCTATTCGATCag GACAGTCATAGAAGTCTCGACACGGGTGACGATAATTTAACAAGACCTACTTCGACAGCGTCGAAAATCTTTGAAGCGAAGGACATTGATCGTATGAAACATCCAACGAATttgataaaaggaaaaagcatGCCAAGTTTAAG CTGCTTGATTAACGAGCTGACCGCGGGAGG GTACGTCGGTGATACTCGTATCGAGAGGAAACAAAGTCGATTTTATAGTCAATCGTACACCGCACCGAACCCAATCATCACTGTCACAGAACACACGCCTACTCCATCCCCAGATTACATGAAGCGACAG GGTTCAATCGATAGTCAATTAGATGCTATCAGTATGCACGGTAGCCGTTTAGATTTTGAAAGGAAACCCAGTCTTACACGGTCGCAGACAGATTCTAATATTACTTATGCCAGCGACGAAATACCGGAAGCACCTGGCTCCTGTTGTTACATCACCAAAGAAGGCGATATCGATCTGCAAGTTGTTTTAAAA GCCGTACACTCGGTCGCCTTGAGGGATAGCAATTGTTGCACCTTACGAGtgtgtgaaaatatattaaatttagtgGAGCTTTTAATAGATATGGGAGTGATGAAGCAGTGTCTTCGTGACGAAATTACGGGTAGCATAGCTG AATCTGCAACGGCAGCCGAAAGAACGGAAGgcggaaaaaagaaagattctcCTGAGAACGAGCAAGAGTACCGACAAGATCTTTCGGAGGAGTCCAAATTTTCATCTCACAATCTTTTGATGAATTGCGTGATCAGAGTACTGAGGCATTTAGGCTGTCCACACGGCTGCTCGGACAGAATACGTGGACCGCAGACGGATTTCTGTCGATCTCAGGGACAAACGATTCTCAGCAAATTGCATCGAGCCAGTTCGAAGCAATTTTCTCGGTTCCTGAGAACAATGATGCGGGAACAACCGATATCGGAGATTTTGGAATTCTTTCATGCATTCGTTGGATTCTGCGTGGATCCAAGTTCGTTATTATCTCCACTTA ATCAGAAACGAGGATGCAGCAAATCACCAGAAATCGGCTCGCAAGGAGGATACGCGACGAATTTTGGTGCTAATTTTATGGGAACTACCGGAGCTGGTGGTGGTACTGGTAATTCCTCTGCGACAGCTGCTGGCGGTACCGTAGCTACAACAACTACCGGAACTGCAGCAGGATCGTATGGGCTTAATAATCACGGTGCTCGTGGCATAGAAGGCCACATTTTCAATTATGTTTTCAAAGCCCTAGTTACACGATTCATAAAATCGCTCAAGGAGTTAAAGTCGCAAGAAAACATAAGTTTGTACTGCGATCTTCGGCAATTTATGTCATACGTCAAAGAAGTCCATGGAGGTGCTTTTCGCCGTGTCGCTCTAAGTGGAATATTAGACTCTGCCGATCGACCTAACAAGCGATGTAACAGCAATGTTCAAACTACGCGCGTTATTAG GCATATACATCAATCTGATTTGGAGGAACACGCAGATATCGGCGGGGATACTTGTTACACCGTGGACGATAGAGGTACcaggaaatttcttttcaaaaaaCGGAGTACGTCTTCAACTTGTGCA TTTACATTTATGCAGAGTCTTCTTGAAACGGAACTAAGCGAAGAGAATGCAAAGATTAGTCAAAGTCCTCTGGGAAATTTGAGGAAAAAGCATCACATACTTACTCCACGACAAAGTGAACGTAATTTAGGAATAGAATCGTTGAGTTCTgggaaaattcgaaaatctACTCGCTTTCAAATTGGTGGCATAg tCAATTGGTTTCGAAGGGAATATGGTAGAACTGATTCTACTGATAGTCACGAAAGTAGCGAATCTCCAACAGACGGTAATTTCGTTAGGCAATCCAGTTTTCATTATGGTCATCATCGTAGTGGATCTAGGTCGGGACGTGG CGTTGGCCTAACTTTGCAAAAAGCAAAACGTCGAATGGAAGATCAGTTGAATAAAATTGGTTTCggaaaaagtaagaaaaaggaaagtcTAGAAGAGGTACCAGGAAGCT ATTTCAGCAGAAGGAATTCTATGGAATTTGGCGAAGCTTCTAGGGAATCTGAATTCGTAGTGTTGAAAGAGAGAAGGCTGGTACCCCGTAATGCCGTCTACGATGGAATGCTAAGATTCTCATTCTTATTGGAGACATGCCAACCGGGTTCGGTTCCTGATCACTATCTTATGGCGGCAATCTTAGatctt CCTTATGCCCCAGTGGTCGCACGAGCTTCTTTGTTATTGGAATGTGCCCATTTTGTTCATCAATGTAACAAAGGGCAATGGCCAACCTGGATGAAAGTAAACTCTCCTCTGTTTCGTCCATCGGTTCCCATTAATAATCGAAATGCATCTACAGTGCTGTCCAAAATTCACATATTGCAACGTACTGCtgggaaattattttatcaatggGCAGAG GCTCTTGGAACAAGATTAGAAGAATTACTGCTGGAAGATAAGCAAAACGCCGATCAAATGATCGCAATCGTATCTGatgaaaataaacaaagaGATTTAATTATCGAAGACGAGGAGGAAGATTTCCTCGACGAAG CTAGCATAAATGGCTATGGATCTCAATGTCCAATGGCGTTACGCCTTGCAGCCTGTATTCTACTCCTGGAAGTGACAGCGTTTCTAAGAGAAACTTACCAAACTTTgccaaaatttaataaacttttaaCGAAAGAACGACCACCACCTTGGGAAAGAATGTACAGCAGAGAGGCAAATCGACGATGGAGCATGGCACTTTCCTCGATGGGTCACTCCCAAACGTCGGCTCAAAGTCTTCAATCGATCGTAGGTGATCGTGAAGTAGCTC cgGAACGCAAGATCAGTTTCGTGCTTTACGAGCCTGATAATGAGTCAGAAGGTAGTAGTAAATCAACTGTTACTATCCAAGGAGAGGATTTTCAAGGTGCTGAGAAAGACAAGGCCAAACGAGTGCAGCCACCTCAAAGTCGACCGTTTCTCCTTCGTCGTGGGACGGCAGAAAATGCAACTGGTTCGTTTAAAAAGCGAAGTTTGAAACTCAGACGTGGTACCAAAGAAGGCAAAGATACAGAATGTGAGGCTT ATACGGTAAAACGTGCAGATTCGATACAGTCGAAGAGAAAAGTGAGTTCACTGTCGGATAAAAGCGACACCTCCGAGCCTGGTTTCGGAGGTGAAGTCAGCGGAGAAGAATCTCCGGGAATTCCCGTCGACGATCAACTACCGGAGAGTCCCAGCGACAGCAACGAAACGGACgagacgaataaaaatttcccgTGGATGAAAGTCTTGATACAGTTCACCAATTCGTTCAACTTTTATTGCTCTCATCAGAACTTTTGCCATCCCTATTGTCACCGGCGTCAAATGCGAGCGTGTAGCAGGTTGATGAAGTCTATAAGGAAAATTTATGGAGAAGAATTTGGCATCCTCAATGGTACAGGAATGTTTGACTTTGATACTGATAAAAAGGAGGCGAGTAAAAAGGAGAAGCGCAGCCGGAAGGTTTCGGAACAAGCGAGTACTCAAGTGTCGCCTGTGCGTAGAAAGGATAGCGTAGGGAAAAAATACAA GATTGAGAAGAACATGGATGGATCTCAATCGGGTAGACTGGCTCAACGAGATTCGTCAAAGGATTTGGCTGATCAAGATtcagagaaagggaaagaatcTTCGAAAAAGTCTGCAGATCCTGATAGAGAAAATTCACCgattctgaaatatttaagaacTCAAGTGAAGGACATATTTCATGCACCGCTGGCTACTTTGGTGAAAGGTGCGGTAGTAATGACCGAGGAATTATTCGTGGACGTTCTACCCGTTGCGTGGGAACTTTTGTTAGAATCGAACCAAGAAGTTGCAGCTTCCGCCGCATCGCTTTTCATAGTCGGTGCTGTGCGAGCTCCTAACCAAGCCAGCGAATTGATGCACCATGGTCTTCAGCATAGTAGCACGAGCGTACGAATAAACGCGATACTAAGGTTTCAAGTGTTATGGAAGCTACGATATCAAGTTTGGCCACGTATGGAAGAAAACGCTCACCTCACGTTCAAGGTTCCTCCACCTGGCATAGAATTCACGTTACCATCGCCAAAAATCGGTATCGAGTCATTGCCCGTCGTGGATCCACCTTGGATGCCACAAGTAAAAACAAAGGTGGAGGAAGTGACTATTAACCAGGAACATCAT AGGTCCCTGGTGACGGCAACGAAAACTCGTAAGAAGCAACAAACTGAACTCATAAAAAGGGCTTTGCAGGCACAAGACGACAAGAAACGCGAAGAAAGGGAAAACTTTTTGATCACTACCATACCGATTACCGTGCAAGCAGCATACGAGCCCAGCCCTGTTGGGGACGATCATGACGAAG GAAACGTTGGGGACGAAGATGGTGGCGAAACTATACAAAGAAACACGTCTCATCATGGCCAATCTGCACCTTCGTTATTCCCTTCTTCCTTATGCTCTGCAATCGTACAAATAATTCATCTGCTTGACGATGCCGCCGTCTCAGACGATGGAAGCGCTGTTTACGAAGTTGCATATCAA GTAATCTGGAATTGTTTGGTAGAAGATAGTGCACTATTCCTGCGTTACGTTTTGGAACGTCTAACCAGAGAGAAGCAGGAGTTGATGTTTAAAATCTTGCGACATCTTATTCGGTTTGTGCCGAAGCTCCCTCAACAGGCTGCTTTTGCTTTGTACAATTACATCATTGGATATGTTATGTTTTATGTACGTTCTCCGCACGAAGAAGGACAAAAATTGATTGGAACAGCGCTTTCGATTCTATGGATG GTTGTGCATAGCGTCCACGGAATAATGTTCAAAGATTTGAAGCAAATATTACGGAAGGAACAGTGTGATGCTTCGATTTTGCTAACCGCAAACGTCCCATCTGCGAAAAGAATCGTAGTTCACGGTCCTCAAGATCCAGACGCAGGAGGAATTCCCTCGCAGTTTCCGGTGCAGGAAGACACGCAATTTTGCCAGATACTGCAAGAATCTTTAGACTTTTTTAGTATCGAGGAATCGAAACAACGGGAGTATTTCCTCGTTGACTACAAAACAC ATCAAATTCGCAATCCGTCATCGTACGTTCGAGATTACTATTTCTTTAAAGGTAGATCGCAATTTTCGGAAATCGAATTGGTTCACATGAAACCGGAGGACGCATTCAACGCTTTGCAACGTCAAGAACTCGTTCACAAGTTCGTCGAAATTGGCAAAGTCTTGTTAACGTGGGCAATCTTGAAAAATGTCGACATGGTAGTCCAAAGAGTGGTCTTTCTTCACGAAGAACTAATGAAGCTACCTTCTTTCCCAAGAAGAGCACTGGAGGCGGATTTGGACTTGTACAAAGGCGGTGAGATTGGCAGA GAGCTTCTTGGTCTAGACGTGATGCACAAATTTATGTGGGTCAAGCTGATTGCCAGGATGTTCGAAGCGATGGCAGGAAATTTTGCTTATTCAGGGGATATTCATCTGTTTCTAAACGTTTTAAACGGTGCATTGATTCTGCACAGCGAAGATTCCTGCATTTTGCGTTACGTCATAGCTACGTACATTAACGCCGCGCATAATTTCAAGAATATCTTTTCAACGAATGGCTATTTGCTAATTATGCCAACGTTGTTGCAACTGTATTCGACTCATCAGACGAATAAATTGGTGACAACTACCGTAGAGTACGCCGTTAAACAGTTTTACCTCATGAACCGAAAGCCTTTTATTCTTCAAATGTTTGGAAGCGTTTCCACCATATTGGACACGGATGAGACCAGCATTCATGGGGAAGCGCACAAG gTTCCCTCAGCGTgtctatttaatttattgttgaGCCTGGAGACTCCATCACCGGATCCTTTGCACATAGATGAATtggttaaagaagaaaaacctCTAAAAGCTATCGATTTTTGTTATCATGATGAGAACGAAATGGTTACCGTGTTAGATTGCATATCTCTTTGCGTGATGGTAATAGCTTACGCTCCTGATTCCGTGAGGGGTCAACAAATGCTG ACCATATTGGAAGCGATACTGCCTTGTTACGTTCAACAGATACAATCTCCGACTTACAACAAAGAAGGAAAAACCGAGAAAGAGATAATACATCAGTTGGCCATAGCTGTGAAGACCTTAGTGAATAATTCCGAAGCACTCACAAA ATATTATAACGGACCGCAAAAGTCGAGCCCTGAACACAAGGGTTCTAGTCAAAGAAATTATGGCAAGGGTCCGTATTCGCCTGGTTTTGACTTCGAAGACGAAAGTCAGTCTATCAAGTATATAGAACATTCTAGAGTGCGAATCTTCTACGATCGGGACAACGACGATGCCGAAAATTGTCATAAAAATGAGTTTCGAGGACCACGCGATATGCTATTGAACATGGTAGGAGACTTTGTAGCTCGTTGCTCGACTCGTTTGGTAGAATTGAATAAGAAATCTCAGGATGGCAAGACGATCGAATTGTTGGACTCCAAATGCCATATA CGATTAGCGGACATTGCGCACAGCCTGTTAAAAATATCTCCATACGATGCGACTACGATGGGTTGTCTCGGCTTAAGAAGATACATGAACGATATTTTACCTTCGACCGATTGGTCCAGTGACGATATGAGACCTGCActgacaaatattttaagaagacTAGACAAAACGTTtagtaaaatacataaaaaagcTTCCATCAGAGGAAGCACCGATTGGGCTGCAGCGAGCAATATTTTGAAAGGAGTTTACGAAACATTGGCCAAATGTCCTTACATCGCCCATTTCGCGTATTTAAAGGCACTATTAACCACTTGTCAG TCGTTAATCATTGGAGATACCCCGTCGGAGTATATGTCAGCTTCCTCAGCCGCTTTTATGAGTAAAATACCTCCGCAACATTTTTGTTCGACGGTACTTCGACTGATAGCACTCTACGTTATATCTCTTGGAGAAGGATACCTACACGCTATGTTTGCAACTCAGACTCGAATCGAAAACGTGcttcttaatttattaataccgTTGTTCCTACGCGTGGGAACTGGAAGAAAAG aTGTACCAAAGCTGAGACAGTCGGATATAAATTTTGCTTTAACCGCGGTATTAAATACTTTATGGCCACCTACCACGAAGACTGTGCCGATAACTTCACAAAATATAAAGACAACGACAGACATGAGAACGGGTAGTTTAACGTTTGTAGCGAGAGATTCAAAGACTTTAACTAAAACGTCGTTAACGTTGTATCAAATTGCCTTTCTAG CCTTAAAAATAATGACGATATGCTTTGAAACGGAACTGAAAACCGAATGGCCAAAAATTTTACGCACAATGCGTTTGTTGAACAAACGAAACGAGGCTTCCACTTATCTCTGGAACTTTATAGAATTCGTAGTAACTCATCGAACCGCTTTGTACATTCAAATGCTACCGTTCATCGTTCATAAGATCGGTCAAGCACCCATTTCAGAGCACGAGAGAAATATGCAGACCACCATACGAGCAAAGATTAGCGGCGATACTAAAACAGTACCAAAGTCACGTGGTACTCTACTGGCTGATCTTATACACGAATTGAAGAacttgaaagaagaaatagaagatcgGAAATTTG ACGAGATACAACCAGAACCGAAGAAGAGTGTCCCGGACATGCATACCGCGACCGAGGGGCAATCTCGCACACAGAGACTATCGTTAATCGATCTTTTAACCGGGGATCTTGGAACCAGGGGTCACATGAATCATCAGTCAAATTCAAGTGGTACCATTAAAACAACACAACCGAGTCAAGTATCGGCGCCACCAAATGGTATACAAACTGCACGTG gATCAAGTACAAGCGGAGGTTCGTCCACCCTCCGTGAAGCTTGCGAAGGCATCGCCGAGCAGCAAGGGGAACAACTACCAACAg